In a genomic window of Mycolicibacter heraklionensis:
- a CDS encoding bifunctional [glutamine synthetase] adenylyltransferase/[glutamine synthetase]-adenylyl-L-tyrosine phosphorylase: MAYPGAQRRKLPSVGRLGLVDRYAAADLTALGWYSAYTQPHVDVLWALSRAPDADVALRTLVRLSEAPGIDWDELSAALMADRGLRGRLFGVLGSSLTLGDHLITHPESWKLLTSPADSDDYTITLPSATQLRAMFTDCVAATADGAYVERLRSLYRDRLLVLASIDLAPTVENLPVLPFVAVGEHLADLADAALAAALRVAELHVCGADAGATVPRLAVIAMGKCGARELNYVSDVDVIFVAEDAGAVSTRVAGELMRVAGEAFFEVDAGLRPEGRHGALVRTLESHIVYYQRWAKTWEFQALLKARAAAGDADLGRAYIDALLPMVWTACEREDFVTDVQAMRRRVEQLVPAEIRSRELKLGSGGLRDVEFAVQLLQLVHGRSDESLHVASTVDALAALGAGGYIGRDDSANLTASYEFLRLLEHRLQLQRLKRTHMLPPLDDDEALRWLARAAHVRPDGRHDALGVLREELKAQNRRVSRLHAKLFYQPLLEAVSPEGLELVGGLTRGAAERQLAALGYEAPHNALTHLGALTNQSGRRGRVQAVLLPTLLYWLSDTPNPDAGLLAYRRLSEAMAQQRWYLSTLRDSSAVAKRLMRVLGTSAYIPELLMRSPDVIQAYGDGPTGPKLLDTDSDAVSRALIASAGRYPDPVRAIASARSLRRHELARIASADLLGMLDVIDVCRALTAVWVAVLQAALDAIIRVNLPGSPDADAESAPARIAVIGMGRLGGRELGYGSDADVMFVCEANEKAAGVSDGDAVRWATSIAEQVRALLGTASVDPPLQVDINLRPEGRNGPPVRTLASYAAYYDQWAQPWEIQALLRAHCVAGDPDLGNRFLRMVDATRYPPGGVSADAVREIRRVKARVDAERLPRGADPNTHTKLGRGGLADVEWTVQLLQLRHAHRVPALHNTSTLETLDAIAAAGLLEEDDVDRLRQAWLIATRARNALVLVRGKPTDQLPGPGRALNAVAVAAGWPGGDGGEFLDNYLRVTRRAKVVVRKVFGD, translated from the coding sequence GTGGCTTATCCCGGAGCTCAGCGCCGCAAGCTGCCCAGCGTCGGGCGCCTGGGCCTGGTCGACCGGTATGCCGCAGCAGACCTGACCGCCCTGGGCTGGTACAGCGCGTACACCCAACCGCACGTCGACGTGCTCTGGGCGCTGTCCCGCGCTCCCGACGCCGACGTCGCGCTGCGCACCCTGGTGCGGCTGTCCGAAGCGCCGGGCATCGACTGGGATGAACTGAGCGCAGCGCTCATGGCCGACCGGGGACTGCGCGGGCGACTGTTCGGGGTGCTGGGATCCTCACTGACGCTGGGGGATCACCTGATCACTCACCCGGAATCCTGGAAGCTGTTGACCAGCCCAGCCGACTCCGACGACTACACGATCACACTGCCGTCGGCGACGCAGCTGCGCGCCATGTTCACCGACTGCGTGGCCGCCACCGCAGACGGCGCCTACGTCGAGCGGCTGCGGTCGCTGTACCGCGACCGGCTGCTGGTGTTGGCGTCGATAGACCTGGCGCCCACCGTCGAGAACCTGCCGGTGCTGCCCTTCGTGGCGGTCGGCGAGCATCTGGCCGACCTGGCCGACGCTGCGCTGGCGGCCGCGCTGCGAGTGGCCGAGCTGCACGTCTGCGGCGCCGACGCCGGTGCCACCGTACCCCGACTGGCCGTGATCGCCATGGGCAAATGCGGTGCGCGGGAACTGAATTACGTCAGCGACGTCGATGTCATCTTCGTCGCCGAAGATGCCGGTGCGGTGAGCACCCGGGTGGCCGGTGAGCTGATGCGGGTGGCCGGCGAGGCGTTCTTCGAGGTGGATGCCGGCTTGCGGCCGGAGGGCCGGCACGGCGCGCTGGTGCGAACCCTGGAATCGCACATCGTCTACTACCAGCGGTGGGCCAAGACCTGGGAGTTTCAGGCGCTGCTCAAGGCGCGCGCGGCAGCCGGCGACGCCGACTTGGGCCGGGCCTACATCGACGCGTTGCTGCCGATGGTCTGGACCGCCTGCGAGCGTGAGGATTTCGTCACCGACGTGCAGGCGATGCGGCGCCGGGTGGAGCAGCTGGTGCCCGCCGAGATCCGGTCCCGCGAGCTCAAGCTGGGATCCGGGGGATTGCGTGACGTGGAGTTCGCCGTGCAGCTGCTGCAGCTGGTGCACGGCCGCAGCGACGAGTCGTTGCATGTGGCATCCACGGTCGATGCGCTGGCGGCCTTGGGTGCCGGTGGCTACATCGGCCGCGATGATTCGGCCAACTTGACCGCCTCCTACGAGTTCCTGCGACTGTTGGAACACCGGTTGCAGCTGCAGCGGCTCAAGCGCACCCATATGCTCCCGCCGCTCGACGACGACGAGGCACTGCGCTGGCTGGCCCGCGCCGCCCATGTCCGTCCGGACGGCCGGCATGACGCCCTGGGCGTACTTCGCGAAGAGCTCAAGGCCCAGAACAGGCGGGTGTCGCGGCTGCACGCCAAGCTCTTCTATCAGCCGCTGCTGGAGGCGGTCAGCCCGGAGGGTCTGGAGCTGGTCGGGGGGCTGACGCGCGGTGCCGCGGAACGTCAGCTGGCGGCACTCGGTTACGAGGCGCCGCACAATGCCCTGACGCATCTGGGCGCGCTGACCAATCAGAGTGGTCGCCGGGGCCGGGTGCAGGCGGTGCTGCTGCCCACGTTGCTGTACTGGCTCTCGGACACACCCAATCCCGACGCGGGCCTGCTGGCCTACCGGCGGCTCAGCGAGGCGATGGCCCAGCAGCGCTGGTATCTGAGCACCCTGCGCGACAGCAGCGCCGTGGCCAAGCGGCTGATGCGGGTGCTGGGCACTTCGGCCTACATCCCGGAACTGCTGATGCGCTCACCCGACGTCATCCAGGCCTATGGCGACGGCCCGACGGGGCCGAAGCTGCTCGACACCGATTCGGACGCGGTGTCGCGGGCGCTGATCGCGTCGGCGGGCCGCTATCCCGACCCGGTCCGCGCGATCGCCTCGGCCCGCAGCCTGCGGCGCCACGAGCTGGCCCGCATTGCCTCGGCGGACCTGCTGGGCATGCTCGACGTCATCGATGTCTGCCGGGCCCTGACCGCGGTGTGGGTGGCGGTGTTGCAGGCCGCCCTGGACGCGATCATCCGGGTCAATCTCCCCGGCTCGCCCGACGCAGACGCGGAGTCCGCGCCGGCGCGGATCGCGGTGATCGGCATGGGCCGGCTCGGCGGGCGCGAACTCGGCTACGGCTCGGATGCCGATGTCATGTTCGTGTGCGAGGCCAATGAGAAGGCGGCGGGGGTGAGCGACGGCGACGCGGTGCGTTGGGCGACCTCGATCGCCGAGCAGGTCCGGGCGCTGTTGGGCACCGCCAGCGTCGACCCGCCACTGCAGGTCGACATCAACCTGCGTCCCGAGGGCCGCAACGGCCCGCCGGTGCGCACGTTGGCCTCCTACGCGGCCTACTACGACCAGTGGGCGCAGCCGTGGGAGATCCAGGCACTGCTGCGGGCGCACTGCGTCGCCGGTGATCCGGACCTGGGCAACCGGTTCCTGCGGATGGTCGACGCCACCCGTTATCCGCCCGGTGGGGTGTCCGCCGACGCGGTGCGGGAGATTCGCCGAGTGAAGGCGCGCGTCGACGCCGAGCGGCTGCCGCGCGGGGCCGACCCCAACACGCACACCAAACTGGGCCGAGGTGGCCTGGCCGACGTCGAGTGGACCGTGCAGCTGCTGCAGTTGCGCCACGCCCACCGTGTACCGGCGTTGCACAACACCTCTACGCTGGAAACCCTGGACGCCATCGCCGCTGCCGGGCTGCTCGAGGAAGACGATGTGGACCGGCTTCGGCAGGCCTGGCTGATCGCAACCCGTGCCCGCAACGCATTGGTGCTGGTTCGTGGCAAACCCACCGACCAACTGCCCGGGCCGGGCCGCGCGCTCAACGCGGTTGCGGTGGCCGCCGGCTGGCCCGGCGGCGACGGCGGTGAGTTCCTGGACAACTACCTCCGGGTGACGCGGCGCGCGAAGGTTGTGGTGCGCAAGGTATTCGGAGACTGA
- a CDS encoding PaaI family thioesterase, which produces MVDFRAHSNVPTISGDESGQLLERYGPLAQAVRDLIDASIRTQADDPTAREVTAQIQQLTERLRAGTLSDSPGLRYVVDGRPLAWGNAVVGLRNPIAPPLVIQHGETGHCWSDFYLGAAYEGPPSLVHGGVSALVLDHVLGEAASDGLTKPRYTGTITVKYLRGTPLGPLRAEASIYRKDGVKTYARGHISDANGVTVEADGVFITPSWARDGLE; this is translated from the coding sequence GTGGTGGATTTCAGGGCTCACTCGAACGTGCCGACGATCAGCGGCGACGAGAGCGGGCAGCTGTTGGAGCGGTACGGACCGTTGGCCCAAGCGGTCCGCGACCTGATCGACGCCTCCATCCGCACCCAGGCCGACGACCCCACGGCCCGCGAGGTGACCGCTCAGATACAGCAGCTGACCGAGCGGCTTCGTGCCGGGACCCTCAGCGACTCACCGGGACTGCGCTATGTCGTCGACGGGCGGCCGCTGGCGTGGGGTAACGCCGTGGTGGGTCTGCGTAACCCGATCGCACCGCCGCTGGTGATCCAGCACGGGGAGACCGGGCACTGCTGGAGTGACTTCTATCTGGGCGCGGCCTACGAGGGCCCGCCGTCGCTGGTCCACGGCGGCGTCAGTGCCCTGGTGCTCGACCATGTGCTCGGCGAGGCGGCCAGCGACGGCCTGACTAAGCCGCGCTACACCGGCACGATCACGGTGAAGTACCTGCGCGGAACACCGTTGGGGCCGTTGCGCGCCGAAGCCTCGATCTACCGCAAGGACGGCGTCAAGACGTACGCCCGCGGACATATCTCCGACGCCAACGGGGTCACCGTGGAGGCCGACGGGGTCTTCATCACGCCGTCCTGGGCCCGCGACGGGCTCGAGTGA
- a CDS encoding PE-PPE domain-containing protein, with the protein MTNPRLLPLAMAPLLIAGPALPAGIAAQTPKTVSAQVILLDTEGWGMGGSGTPIPSQALIAAISERYIMPAAPIFPGQPVFPVDSVHPLFTPEGLYPMTGVKSLVLDQSLAQGVQILDATIKERLALGHDLVVVGGSQSSTIASLEMRNLLALPADQIPTSDQLSFVLLVDPSNPNGGLLSRFGDPGLPPLSFPSMGVTFSGATPSDTPWDTAIYNMEYDGFSDFPRYPLNFLADLNAVLGIAFVHGTIPDLSDEQIAQSVLLPVSEGYAGHTDYFMIPTENLPLLELLRAVPILGDPLADLMQPALRVLINLGYGNIENGWDPGPANLSTPFGLFPNVDLGDVLTALGNGVQQGWQDFLNDLGSLPSLPDALANSAAVLSDFTDGVNAFSADLSTLYSTLLPITDLVNALFTTLPAYDVSLFAQELASGDLLNAVMMPIAADMGLATAGIGIGALSVLSALISL; encoded by the coding sequence ATGACTAACCCCAGGTTGCTGCCGCTGGCCATGGCGCCGCTGCTGATCGCCGGTCCCGCCCTCCCCGCAGGCATTGCGGCCCAAACCCCGAAGACGGTCTCCGCGCAGGTGATCCTGCTCGACACCGAGGGCTGGGGTATGGGTGGCAGCGGCACCCCGATCCCCTCACAAGCACTCATCGCCGCCATCAGCGAGCGCTACATCATGCCGGCCGCGCCGATCTTCCCCGGCCAGCCGGTGTTCCCGGTCGACTCGGTGCATCCCCTCTTCACCCCGGAAGGCCTGTATCCGATGACCGGCGTCAAGTCGCTGGTACTCGACCAGTCCCTGGCGCAGGGCGTCCAGATCCTGGACGCCACCATCAAGGAGCGGCTCGCCTTGGGGCACGACCTCGTGGTGGTGGGCGGATCGCAGAGTTCCACCATCGCTTCGCTGGAGATGCGCAACCTGCTGGCACTGCCGGCGGATCAGATCCCGACCTCCGATCAGCTGTCGTTCGTCCTGCTGGTCGACCCCAGCAATCCCAACGGTGGCCTGCTGTCACGCTTCGGCGACCCGGGCCTGCCGCCGCTGAGCTTCCCCAGCATGGGCGTCACCTTCAGCGGGGCGACCCCGTCGGACACCCCGTGGGACACCGCCATCTACAACATGGAGTACGACGGCTTCTCGGACTTCCCGCGTTACCCGCTGAACTTCCTGGCCGATCTCAACGCCGTCTTGGGCATCGCATTCGTGCACGGCACCATCCCCGACCTCTCCGACGAGCAGATCGCCCAATCCGTCCTGCTGCCGGTGTCGGAAGGCTATGCCGGCCACACCGACTACTTCATGATTCCCACCGAGAACCTGCCGCTGCTGGAGTTGCTGCGAGCCGTTCCCATCCTGGGCGATCCGCTGGCAGATCTGATGCAGCCGGCGCTGCGGGTGCTGATCAACCTGGGCTACGGCAATATCGAAAATGGTTGGGACCCGGGGCCGGCTAACCTGTCCACCCCGTTCGGGTTGTTCCCGAACGTCGATCTGGGTGACGTCCTCACGGCGCTGGGCAACGGTGTTCAGCAGGGCTGGCAGGACTTCCTCAACGATCTGGGCTCGCTGCCGAGTCTGCCCGACGCCCTGGCCAACAGCGCGGCGGTGTTAAGCGACTTCACCGACGGGGTGAACGCGTTCTCCGCCGATCTGTCCACCCTCTACTCGACCCTGCTGCCGATCACCGACCTGGTCAACGCCCTGTTCACCACCCTGCCGGCATACGACGTCAGTCTGTTCGCACAGGAGCTGGCCTCCGGTGACCTGCTCAATGCCGTCATGATGCCGATCGCGGCCGACATGGGACTGGCCACCGCGGGCATCGGAATCGGCGCGCTGAGCGTGCTGTCGGCCCTGATCTCGCTGTAA
- the glnA gene encoding type I glutamate--ammonia ligase: protein MTDKTADDILKLVADENVEYVDIQFCDLPGQMQHLSIPASTLDASVFEDGLAFDGSSIRGFQSIHESDMMLLPDFSTAQIDPFRAAKTLNLNFFVHDPFTREPYSRDPRNVARKAENYLTSTGIADTAYFGAEAEFYIFDSVRFDSQMNGTFYEVDSDSGWWNTGSPTEADGRANRGYKTRPKGGYFPVAPNDQYVDLRDTMTTNLANAGFTLERGHHECGSGGQAEINYKFNTLLHAADDVMLFKYIIKNTAWANGKTVTFMPKPLFGDNGSGMHVHLSLWKAGQPLFYDEAGYAGLSDTARHCIGGILHHAPSLLAFTNPTLNSYKRLVPHYEAPINLVYSQRNRSACVRIPITGTNPKAKRLEFRCPDSSSNPYLAFAAMLMAGIDGIKNKIEPAAPVDKDLYELPPDEAAHIPQAPTTLAEVMDNLEADHEYLTEGGVFTSDLIENWIRYKRDHEITPISVRPHPYEFALYYDC, encoded by the coding sequence GTGACCGACAAGACGGCCGACGACATTCTCAAGCTCGTCGCCGATGAGAACGTGGAGTACGTCGACATCCAGTTCTGCGACTTGCCCGGTCAGATGCAACATCTGTCGATCCCCGCGTCCACGCTGGACGCCAGCGTATTCGAAGACGGGCTGGCCTTCGACGGATCCTCCATCCGCGGTTTCCAGTCCATCCACGAGTCCGACATGATGCTGCTCCCCGACTTCTCCACTGCCCAGATCGATCCGTTCCGGGCCGCCAAGACCCTCAACCTGAACTTCTTCGTCCACGACCCGTTCACGCGCGAGCCCTACTCCCGTGACCCGCGCAACGTGGCCCGCAAAGCCGAGAACTACCTCACCAGCACCGGCATCGCCGACACCGCCTACTTCGGCGCCGAAGCCGAGTTCTACATCTTCGACTCAGTGCGCTTCGACTCCCAGATGAACGGCACCTTCTACGAGGTCGACTCCGATTCGGGCTGGTGGAACACCGGCTCGCCGACCGAGGCCGACGGACGGGCCAATCGCGGATACAAGACCCGCCCCAAGGGCGGCTACTTCCCCGTCGCCCCCAACGACCAGTACGTCGACTTGCGCGACACCATGACCACCAACCTGGCCAATGCCGGCTTCACCTTGGAACGCGGCCACCACGAATGCGGCTCCGGGGGGCAGGCGGAGATCAACTACAAGTTCAACACCCTGCTGCATGCCGCCGACGACGTCATGTTGTTCAAATACATCATCAAGAACACCGCCTGGGCTAACGGCAAGACCGTCACGTTCATGCCCAAGCCCCTGTTCGGCGACAACGGCTCGGGGATGCACGTACACCTGTCGCTGTGGAAGGCCGGTCAGCCACTGTTCTACGACGAGGCCGGCTACGCCGGACTGTCCGACACCGCCCGCCACTGCATCGGCGGGATCCTGCATCACGCGCCGTCGCTGCTGGCGTTCACCAACCCCACCCTCAACTCCTACAAGCGACTGGTGCCGCACTACGAGGCGCCGATCAACCTGGTCTACAGCCAGCGCAACCGCTCGGCCTGCGTGCGCATCCCGATCACCGGCACCAACCCCAAGGCCAAGCGCCTGGAGTTCCGCTGCCCGGACTCGTCCAGCAACCCGTATCTGGCGTTCGCGGCGATGTTGATGGCCGGCATCGACGGCATCAAGAACAAGATCGAGCCGGCCGCCCCGGTCGACAAGGACCTCTACGAGTTGCCACCGGATGAGGCCGCCCACATCCCGCAGGCACCTACCACGCTGGCCGAGGTGATGGACAACCTCGAGGCCGACCACGAATACCTCACCGAGGGCGGCGTATTCACTTCGGACCTCATCGAGAACTGGATCCGCTACAAGCGCGACCACGAAATCACGCCGATCAGCGTTCGCCCGCACCCGTACGAGTTCGCGCTGTACTACGACTGCTGA
- a CDS encoding RDD family protein — translation MSRTFSSWLSGPESAGPSRPDNAPGRGLGLPSSGPGSLAPMGRRVAALALDWMVSYGLAGLAVAAGVVTAEYLATVVLGIWLVLGVAAVRLFGFTPGQYACGLRVVPVDGPGLGVGVGRATVRGLLIALVVPALFADADGRGLQDRATATAVVRSR, via the coding sequence ATGAGCCGCACGTTCTCCTCGTGGCTGTCCGGGCCGGAATCTGCCGGACCCAGCCGTCCCGACAACGCCCCGGGGCGGGGCCTGGGTTTGCCATCCAGCGGCCCGGGTTCCCTGGCGCCGATGGGGCGCCGGGTGGCGGCCCTGGCCCTCGACTGGATGGTGAGCTACGGGCTGGCCGGCCTGGCAGTGGCAGCCGGCGTGGTGACCGCGGAATACCTGGCAACCGTGGTGCTGGGGATCTGGCTGGTGCTCGGGGTGGCCGCCGTACGCCTGTTCGGCTTCACGCCGGGCCAGTACGCCTGCGGGCTCCGGGTGGTCCCGGTGGACGGCCCCGGCCTGGGCGTGGGCGTCGGTCGCGCCACGGTTCGTGGACTGTTGATCGCACTGGTGGTGCCGGCCTTGTTCGCCGACGCCGACGGCCGTGGCCTGCAGGACCGGGCCACTGCCACCGCCGTGGTGCGCAGCCGCTGA
- a CDS encoding DUF4191 domain-containing protein, with translation MPRPRNTAENKAARAEAKAARKAASRQRRTQLWQAFQLQRKEDTRLVPYMVGAFVLVAGVTTALALNGGTFAKVTTIPLGLVLGALVAFIIFGRRAQRSVYRKAEGQAGAAAWALDNLRGKWRVTPGVSATGQLDAVHRVIGRPGIIFVAEGSPARLKPLLAQEKKRTARLVGEVPIYDVVVGTGDGEVPLAKLERFLTKLPANITTKQMDSLESKLAALGSRTGTAAMPKGPLPGGAKVRGVQRAVRRR, from the coding sequence ATGCCCAGACCGCGCAATACCGCCGAGAACAAGGCTGCCCGGGCGGAGGCCAAAGCCGCCCGCAAGGCCGCCAGCAGGCAGCGCCGCACCCAGCTGTGGCAAGCCTTCCAGCTGCAGCGCAAAGAGGACACGCGGCTGGTGCCCTACATGGTCGGCGCCTTCGTGCTGGTCGCCGGGGTGACCACGGCACTGGCACTCAACGGCGGCACGTTCGCCAAGGTGACGACGATCCCACTCGGCCTGGTGTTGGGCGCCTTGGTGGCATTCATCATCTTCGGCCGGCGCGCTCAGCGGTCGGTCTACCGCAAAGCCGAGGGGCAGGCCGGCGCTGCGGCCTGGGCGTTGGACAACCTGCGTGGCAAGTGGCGGGTGACCCCGGGGGTCTCCGCTACCGGCCAGCTCGATGCCGTGCACCGGGTGATCGGGCGACCGGGCATCATCTTCGTCGCCGAGGGTTCCCCCGCTCGGCTCAAGCCACTGCTCGCCCAGGAGAAGAAGCGCACCGCCCGGCTGGTCGGTGAGGTACCGATCTACGACGTGGTGGTGGGCACCGGCGACGGTGAGGTTCCGCTGGCCAAGCTGGAACGTTTCCTGACCAAGCTGCCGGCCAACATCACGACGAAGCAGATGGATTCGCTGGAGTCGAAGCTGGCCGCGCTGGGTTCGCGGACCGGAACCGCGGCCATGCCCAAGGGGCCGCTGCCCGGCGGCGCGAAGGTGCGTGGTGTTCAGCGCGCGGTGCGCCGGCGTTAG
- a CDS encoding lipoyl synthase yields the protein MSAAPEGRRLSRAEARNAETPIERKPPWIKTRARMGPSYTQLKVLVKQEKLHTVCEEAGCPNIYECWEDREATFLIGGEVCTRNCSFCLIKSGKPPELDRDEPRRVAESVQSMGLRYSTVTGVARDDLPDQGSWLYAETVRAIKDLNPSTGVELLIPDFGGRPDLLGEVFESRPEVLAHNVETVPRIFKLIRPGFSYERSLNVLTQARDAGLVAKSNLILGMGETPEEIRAALSDLYDAGAELVTITQYLRPTERHHPIHRWVKPEEFVEHARYAEQLGFAGVMSGPLVRSSYRAGRLYQQALENRSRREQSPAAAHG from the coding sequence GTGAGCGCCGCCCCGGAAGGCCGTAGGTTAAGCCGTGCCGAAGCACGCAACGCCGAGACTCCGATCGAACGCAAACCCCCGTGGATCAAGACCCGCGCCCGGATGGGGCCGAGCTACACCCAGCTCAAGGTTTTGGTGAAGCAGGAAAAGCTCCACACGGTGTGCGAGGAAGCGGGCTGTCCCAACATCTACGAGTGTTGGGAAGACCGGGAGGCCACCTTCCTGATCGGCGGAGAGGTCTGCACCCGCAACTGCTCGTTCTGTCTCATCAAGTCGGGTAAGCCTCCCGAGCTGGACCGCGACGAACCACGCCGGGTAGCCGAGAGCGTGCAGTCGATGGGCCTGCGGTATTCGACGGTCACCGGTGTCGCCCGCGACGATCTGCCCGATCAGGGATCCTGGCTCTACGCCGAGACGGTGCGTGCCATCAAGGACCTCAACCCGTCGACCGGCGTCGAACTGTTGATCCCCGACTTCGGCGGACGGCCCGACCTGTTGGGCGAAGTGTTTGAGTCTCGCCCGGAAGTGCTGGCGCACAACGTTGAAACCGTGCCGCGTATCTTCAAGTTGATCCGGCCCGGATTCAGCTACGAACGCAGCCTGAACGTGCTGACCCAGGCCCGTGACGCGGGGTTGGTGGCCAAGAGCAACCTCATCCTGGGCATGGGCGAGACCCCCGAAGAGATCCGGGCGGCCCTGTCCGACTTGTACGACGCCGGCGCCGAACTGGTCACCATCACCCAGTACCTGCGCCCCACCGAGCGACACCACCCGATCCACCGATGGGTCAAGCCCGAGGAGTTCGTCGAGCACGCCCGCTACGCCGAGCAGCTGGGCTTCGCCGGAGTGATGTCCGGGCCGCTGGTGCGCTCGTCGTATCGAGCCGGACGCCTCTATCAGCAGGCGCTGGAAAACCGGTCACGCCGCGAGCAGTCCCCCGCCGCCGCCCACGGCTGA
- the lipB gene encoding lipoyl(octanoyl) transferase LipB: MASIRSSAAPIEVRQLGTVDYGAAWQLQRELAEARSAGGPDTLLLLEHPPVYTAGRRTEPQERPMDGTPVVDTDRGGKITWHGPGQLVGYPVIGLAEPLDVVNYVRRLEESLIEVCNTLGLNTVRVDGRSGVWLPPGGGRPARKVAAIGVRVARATTLHGFALNCDCDLNAFSSIVPCGITDAGVTSLSAELGFVTGVEDVRQAVASAVVDALDGVLPVREHSAPRVTSTR, translated from the coding sequence ATGGCCTCCATCCGCTCCAGCGCCGCACCGATCGAGGTGCGCCAGCTGGGCACCGTCGACTATGGCGCGGCCTGGCAACTGCAACGCGAGCTGGCCGAGGCCAGGTCGGCCGGCGGCCCGGACACGCTGCTGCTGCTGGAGCACCCGCCGGTCTATACCGCCGGGCGCCGCACCGAGCCGCAAGAGCGCCCGATGGACGGCACCCCGGTGGTCGACACCGACCGCGGCGGCAAGATCACCTGGCACGGCCCGGGCCAGCTCGTGGGCTATCCGGTGATCGGCCTCGCCGAACCATTGGATGTGGTGAATTACGTTCGACGCCTTGAGGAATCGTTGATCGAGGTGTGTAACACTTTGGGCCTCAACACGGTTCGAGTGGACGGCCGATCCGGGGTGTGGCTGCCGCCGGGAGGTGGCCGGCCCGCTCGCAAGGTCGCCGCGATCGGTGTCCGGGTGGCCCGCGCCACCACGTTGCACGGATTCGCGCTCAATTGTGATTGTGATCTCAATGCGTTCAGCTCGATTGTGCCGTGCGGGATCACCGACGCGGGAGTGACGTCGCTGTCGGCGGAGCTGGGCTTCGTGACCGGCGTCGAGGACGTGCGGCAGGCGGTGGCCAGCGCAGTCGTCGACGCTCTCGACGGCGTGCTGCCGGTGCGCGAGCATTCCGCTCCACGCGTAACATCGACCAGGTGA
- a CDS encoding TIGR01777 family oxidoreductase: protein MSNPIVAIAGSSGLIGSALVSALRADDHQVLRIVRRAPANAGELQWDPEAGDIDVGALAGVDAVVNLCGVGVGDRRWSGAFKQSLRDSRITPTEVLSAAVAEAGVPVLVNASGVGYYGDTGNRIVDESGSAGTGFLAQLAEDWEAATASAQASGARVVLARTGIVLSRSGGALGRLRPLFSLGLGARIGNGRQYMSWISMEDEVRALAFAISHDTLSGPVNLTGPAPVTNAEFTAALGRAVGRPTPMLLPAFAVRAGLGEFAESLLTGQRAIPAVLEQAGFRFAHHTVGEALTYATSRPTPL, encoded by the coding sequence GTGAGCAACCCCATCGTCGCGATCGCCGGGTCATCCGGGCTGATCGGCTCGGCTCTGGTCTCGGCGTTGCGTGCCGACGATCACCAGGTGCTGCGGATTGTGCGGCGGGCACCGGCCAACGCCGGCGAGCTGCAGTGGGACCCCGAGGCCGGTGACATCGACGTCGGCGCACTGGCCGGAGTCGACGCCGTGGTCAATCTGTGCGGCGTCGGCGTGGGTGACCGCCGCTGGTCGGGGGCGTTCAAGCAGAGCCTGCGCGACAGCCGGATCACCCCCACCGAGGTGCTGTCGGCCGCGGTGGCCGAGGCCGGCGTACCGGTGCTGGTCAATGCGAGCGGGGTCGGCTATTACGGTGATACGGGCAACCGCATCGTCGACGAATCCGGTTCGGCGGGAACGGGGTTCCTGGCTCAGCTCGCCGAGGACTGGGAAGCGGCAACGGCGTCCGCCCAAGCTTCGGGCGCCCGCGTGGTGTTGGCCCGCACCGGCATCGTGCTGTCGCGTTCCGGCGGCGCCTTGGGCCGGTTGCGACCGCTGTTCTCCCTGGGACTCGGCGCCCGGATCGGCAACGGCCGGCAGTACATGTCGTGGATCAGCATGGAGGACGAGGTGCGGGCGCTGGCGTTCGCGATCTCGCATGACACGCTGTCCGGCCCGGTGAATCTGACCGGGCCGGCGCCGGTGACCAATGCCGAGTTCACCGCCGCACTGGGACGCGCGGTCGGCCGCCCGACCCCGATGCTGTTACCCGCTTTCGCGGTCCGTGCCGGGCTCGGCGAATTCGCCGAAAGCCTCCTCACCGGACAGCGAGCCATTCCCGCCGTGTTGGAGCAGGCCGGTTTCCGGTTTGCCCACCACACCGTGGGCGAGGCCCTGACCTACGCCACCTCCCGGCCGACCCCGCTGTAG